The Penaeus vannamei isolate JL-2024 chromosome 16, ASM4276789v1, whole genome shotgun sequence genome includes a window with the following:
- the RasGAP1 gene encoding ras GTPase-activating protein 3 isoform X2, which translates to MAASPGLVRLEQRLKVKIGEAKNLVLRNHGNAGPRDVYCTISLDQEEIFRSATAEKTQDLSAFFGEEFQFDIPREFRFLSFYLYDRDRPMKTDKIMGKVSIKKDDLHKYHGKDQWFPITPVDADSEVQGKVHVEVKLLLVEIMNDGYPQHMVSVKIQECSDLAIINGCCDPFATVTMHYTNKKQESKRTKVKKKTTCPNFNETFIFESGQRGGSQDRENMYSLVDEDAGFQEVRVALWHDCTGMFGNVFLGEVKISLGSLSPPQERNAWYFLQPRDSAGKHHRGDLGTLRLNLHYTSDYVFSSQSYDSLRNLILQSAAVEPITSSVAWLMGEVVSQKQDVVQPLTRVFLHHGQVVPFISALAKHEISKITDTNTIFRGNTLVSKCIDELMKLVGHHYLRATLKPTLDLVLRERKPCEIDPTKMQQGESRETNLANLKEYISMVLKAIMNSALSCPPVMCQIFSELRELANIYFPNEREVRYSAISGFVFLRFFAPAILYPKLFDLTTEQTDPSTHRTLTLLSKTVQSVGNLVSSKTSNQNFRETYMREVFSHCVTDKHVEGMRTFLDIISQMPNGNQKAYDTPIILKEGKMVKRAQGRKKFGIKNFKSRFFRLTTHSLTYSKTVGGRALCSIPVDDILAVERVEESSFKCKNMFQLVQPHRTLYIQAMNCVEEKEWLDLLTKVCLYNSHRLKQYHPGAYINSNWLCCKATSEQAPGCSAVSNYMECDLKTHIDSDREMERLRSLLMENMPKLEKLHKACESAQIYGGSRDLSVVGGVLDDPVASQKSISQVIASVIQLQQEHKNHERKFLRTVRYGSKQAPIGDDNYLLLASSNAKFDSNSSGNEMGTPIRKTSSSPC; encoded by the exons GTGAAGCCAAGAATCTTGTGTTGCGCAACCATGGCAATGCTGGGCCACGAGATGTGTATTGCACCATCTCTTTGGACCAGGAGGAAATCTTTCGTTCAGCGACAGCAGAAAAGACACAAga CCTCTCAGCCTTCTTTGGGGAAGAGTTCCAGTTTGACATTCCGCGGGAGttccgcttcctctccttctatctctatgACCGTGACCGCCCTATGAAGACAGACAAGATCATGGGCAAAGTGTCCATCAAAAAAGATGATTTGCACAAGTATCACGGCAAGGACCAGTGGTTTCCCATCACGCCTGTCGATGCAGATTCAGAGGTCCAG GGCAAAGTACATGTGGAGGTCAAGTTGCTGCTTGTGGAGATAATGAATGATGGGTACCCACAGCATATGGTGTCTGTCAA GATCCAGGAGTGCAGTGACCTGGCAATTATCAATGGTTGCTGTGACCCCTTTGCCACTGTCACCATGCACTACACAAACAAGAAGCAAGAGTCCAAGAGAACGAAGGTCAAAAAGAAAACCACGTGTCCCAACTTCAATGAGACCTTTATTTTTGAG AGTGGCCAACGAGGTGGGAGTCAGGACCGCGAGAACATGTACAGCCTGGTGGATGAGGATGCAGGATTCCAGGAGGTGCGTGTAGCCCTGTGGCATGACTGCACTGGCATGTTCGGCAATGTGTTCCTCGGGGAAGTCAAAATCTCCCTTGGCAGCCTCTCTCCGCCTCAAGAACGCAATGCTTG GTACTTTCTCCAGCCGAGAGACTCTGCGGGGAAGCACCACAGGGGGGACCTGGGAACCCTGAGGCTAAACCTTCACTATACCTCCGATTATGTTTTCTCTAGTCAGTCTTACGATTCTCTGCGTAACCTCATCCTACAAAGTGCTGCAGTGGag CCAATCACATCTTCGGTGGCCTGGCTGATGGGGGAGGTGGTGAGCCAGAAGCAGGATGTGGTGCAGCCGCTCACCCGCGTCTTCTTGCATCATGGCCAGGTGGTCCCCTTCATCTCTGCCCTTGCCAAGCATGAGATTTCTAAAATCAC GGACACTAACACCATCTTCCGTGGCAACACCCTGGTCTCCAAGTGCATAGATGAGTTGATGAAGCTGGTGGGTCATCACTACCTGCGTGCCACACTGAAGCCCACCTTAGACTTGGTTCTGCGGGAGAGGAAGCCATGCGAGATCGATCCCACCAAAATGCagcagggggagagcagggagacTAATCTAGCTAATCTCAAG GAGTATATCAGCATGGTTTTGAAAGCTATAATGAACTCGGCTCTTAGCTGCCCTCCTGTGATGTGCCAAATATTTTCCGAGCTTCGGGAACTTGCCAACATCTACTTCCCAA aTGAGCGTGAAGTGAGATATTCGGccatttctggctttgttttccTCCGATTCTTTGCGCCTGCAATTCTTTACCCTAAGTTGTTCGATCTCACCACAGAACAAACA GACCCCTCGACTCACCGCACGCTGACTCTTTTGAGCAAGACAGTGCAGAGTGTGGGCAACCTGGTCAGCTCCAAGACATCAAATCAGAATTTCCGTGAGACATACATGCGGGAAGTTTTCTCCCACTGTGTCACTGACAAGCATGTGGAAGGCATGCGCACG ttTTTGGACATTATATCTCAGATGCCCAATGGGAATCAAAAGGCTTATGATACTCCAATTATACTCAAGGAAGG aAAGATGGTTAAGCGTGCTCAAGGCAGAAAGAAGTTTGGTATTAAGAATTTCAAGTCACGATTCTTCAGACTCACGACCCACAGCCTCACGTACTCAAAGACTGTTG GTGGTCGAGCACTTTGCAGCATCCCCGTAGATGACATTTTGGCtgtggagagagtggaggagtcTTCATTTAAGTGCAAAAACATGTTTCAGCTAGTGCAGCCCCACAGAACACTGTATATCCAG gCTATGAACTgtgtagaagagaaagagtggtTGGATCTCCTCACCAAAGTGTGTCTCTACAACAGCCACCGGTTAAAGCAGTATCACCCAGGAGCATACATCAACTCAAACTGGTTGTG CTGCAAGGCCACAAGTGAACAAGCACCAGGATGTAGTGCTGTGTCCAACTACATGGAGTGTGACTTGAAGACGCACATAGATAGTGACAGAGAAATGGAGCGGTTGCGATCGCTCCTAATGGAGAATATGCCCAAGCTGGAGAAACTGCACA AGGCCTGTGAAAGCGCTCAGATTTATGGTGGTTCACGGGATCTCTCTGTAGTGGGGGGTGTTTTAGATGACCCAGTTGCGTCTCAGAAGTCCATCAGCCAGGTCATCGCCAGTGTCATACAACTACAACAGGAACACAAGAACCATGAGCGAAAATTTTTGCGCACTGTGAGATATGGCTCAAA ACAAGCCCCCATTGGTGATGACAACTATTTGCTGCTTGCCTCCAGCAATGCAAAGTTTGATTCAAATTCCTCGGGGAATGAGATGGGGACCCCGATCCGGAAGACATCCAGCAGCCCTTGCTGA
- the RasGAP1 gene encoding ras GTPase-activating protein 3 isoform X1, giving the protein MAASPGLVRLEQRLKVKIGEAKNLVLRNHGNAGPRDVYCTISLDQEEIFRSATAEKTQDLSAFFGEEFQFDIPREFRFLSFYLYDRDRPMKTDKIMGKVSIKKDDLHKYHGKDQWFPITPVDADSEVQGKVHVEVKLLLVEIMNDGYPQHMVSVKIQECSDLAIINGCCDPFATVTMHYTNKKQESKRTKVKKKTTCPNFNETFIFEQSGQRGGSQDRENMYSLVDEDAGFQEVRVALWHDCTGMFGNVFLGEVKISLGSLSPPQERNAWYFLQPRDSAGKHHRGDLGTLRLNLHYTSDYVFSSQSYDSLRNLILQSAAVEPITSSVAWLMGEVVSQKQDVVQPLTRVFLHHGQVVPFISALAKHEISKITDTNTIFRGNTLVSKCIDELMKLVGHHYLRATLKPTLDLVLRERKPCEIDPTKMQQGESRETNLANLKEYISMVLKAIMNSALSCPPVMCQIFSELRELANIYFPNEREVRYSAISGFVFLRFFAPAILYPKLFDLTTEQTDPSTHRTLTLLSKTVQSVGNLVSSKTSNQNFRETYMREVFSHCVTDKHVEGMRTFLDIISQMPNGNQKAYDTPIILKEGKMVKRAQGRKKFGIKNFKSRFFRLTTHSLTYSKTVGGRALCSIPVDDILAVERVEESSFKCKNMFQLVQPHRTLYIQAMNCVEEKEWLDLLTKVCLYNSHRLKQYHPGAYINSNWLCCKATSEQAPGCSAVSNYMECDLKTHIDSDREMERLRSLLMENMPKLEKLHKACESAQIYGGSRDLSVVGGVLDDPVASQKSISQVIASVIQLQQEHKNHERKFLRTVRYGSKQAPIGDDNYLLLASSNAKFDSNSSGNEMGTPIRKTSSSPC; this is encoded by the exons GTGAAGCCAAGAATCTTGTGTTGCGCAACCATGGCAATGCTGGGCCACGAGATGTGTATTGCACCATCTCTTTGGACCAGGAGGAAATCTTTCGTTCAGCGACAGCAGAAAAGACACAAga CCTCTCAGCCTTCTTTGGGGAAGAGTTCCAGTTTGACATTCCGCGGGAGttccgcttcctctccttctatctctatgACCGTGACCGCCCTATGAAGACAGACAAGATCATGGGCAAAGTGTCCATCAAAAAAGATGATTTGCACAAGTATCACGGCAAGGACCAGTGGTTTCCCATCACGCCTGTCGATGCAGATTCAGAGGTCCAG GGCAAAGTACATGTGGAGGTCAAGTTGCTGCTTGTGGAGATAATGAATGATGGGTACCCACAGCATATGGTGTCTGTCAA GATCCAGGAGTGCAGTGACCTGGCAATTATCAATGGTTGCTGTGACCCCTTTGCCACTGTCACCATGCACTACACAAACAAGAAGCAAGAGTCCAAGAGAACGAAGGTCAAAAAGAAAACCACGTGTCCCAACTTCAATGAGACCTTTATTTTTGAG CAGAGTGGCCAACGAGGTGGGAGTCAGGACCGCGAGAACATGTACAGCCTGGTGGATGAGGATGCAGGATTCCAGGAGGTGCGTGTAGCCCTGTGGCATGACTGCACTGGCATGTTCGGCAATGTGTTCCTCGGGGAAGTCAAAATCTCCCTTGGCAGCCTCTCTCCGCCTCAAGAACGCAATGCTTG GTACTTTCTCCAGCCGAGAGACTCTGCGGGGAAGCACCACAGGGGGGACCTGGGAACCCTGAGGCTAAACCTTCACTATACCTCCGATTATGTTTTCTCTAGTCAGTCTTACGATTCTCTGCGTAACCTCATCCTACAAAGTGCTGCAGTGGag CCAATCACATCTTCGGTGGCCTGGCTGATGGGGGAGGTGGTGAGCCAGAAGCAGGATGTGGTGCAGCCGCTCACCCGCGTCTTCTTGCATCATGGCCAGGTGGTCCCCTTCATCTCTGCCCTTGCCAAGCATGAGATTTCTAAAATCAC GGACACTAACACCATCTTCCGTGGCAACACCCTGGTCTCCAAGTGCATAGATGAGTTGATGAAGCTGGTGGGTCATCACTACCTGCGTGCCACACTGAAGCCCACCTTAGACTTGGTTCTGCGGGAGAGGAAGCCATGCGAGATCGATCCCACCAAAATGCagcagggggagagcagggagacTAATCTAGCTAATCTCAAG GAGTATATCAGCATGGTTTTGAAAGCTATAATGAACTCGGCTCTTAGCTGCCCTCCTGTGATGTGCCAAATATTTTCCGAGCTTCGGGAACTTGCCAACATCTACTTCCCAA aTGAGCGTGAAGTGAGATATTCGGccatttctggctttgttttccTCCGATTCTTTGCGCCTGCAATTCTTTACCCTAAGTTGTTCGATCTCACCACAGAACAAACA GACCCCTCGACTCACCGCACGCTGACTCTTTTGAGCAAGACAGTGCAGAGTGTGGGCAACCTGGTCAGCTCCAAGACATCAAATCAGAATTTCCGTGAGACATACATGCGGGAAGTTTTCTCCCACTGTGTCACTGACAAGCATGTGGAAGGCATGCGCACG ttTTTGGACATTATATCTCAGATGCCCAATGGGAATCAAAAGGCTTATGATACTCCAATTATACTCAAGGAAGG aAAGATGGTTAAGCGTGCTCAAGGCAGAAAGAAGTTTGGTATTAAGAATTTCAAGTCACGATTCTTCAGACTCACGACCCACAGCCTCACGTACTCAAAGACTGTTG GTGGTCGAGCACTTTGCAGCATCCCCGTAGATGACATTTTGGCtgtggagagagtggaggagtcTTCATTTAAGTGCAAAAACATGTTTCAGCTAGTGCAGCCCCACAGAACACTGTATATCCAG gCTATGAACTgtgtagaagagaaagagtggtTGGATCTCCTCACCAAAGTGTGTCTCTACAACAGCCACCGGTTAAAGCAGTATCACCCAGGAGCATACATCAACTCAAACTGGTTGTG CTGCAAGGCCACAAGTGAACAAGCACCAGGATGTAGTGCTGTGTCCAACTACATGGAGTGTGACTTGAAGACGCACATAGATAGTGACAGAGAAATGGAGCGGTTGCGATCGCTCCTAATGGAGAATATGCCCAAGCTGGAGAAACTGCACA AGGCCTGTGAAAGCGCTCAGATTTATGGTGGTTCACGGGATCTCTCTGTAGTGGGGGGTGTTTTAGATGACCCAGTTGCGTCTCAGAAGTCCATCAGCCAGGTCATCGCCAGTGTCATACAACTACAACAGGAACACAAGAACCATGAGCGAAAATTTTTGCGCACTGTGAGATATGGCTCAAA ACAAGCCCCCATTGGTGATGACAACTATTTGCTGCTTGCCTCCAGCAATGCAAAGTTTGATTCAAATTCCTCGGGGAATGAGATGGGGACCCCGATCCGGAAGACATCCAGCAGCCCTTGCTGA